The genomic window GGCATCATGTATCCTCTCTGTCCTGGGAACACTTTAggatccccaggaggagctggagagtgtcgctggagaaagggaggtctgggtttccctcctgaacctgttgcctccatgacccgaccacagataagcagcagaagatggatggatggatatttggTAATATATCCTGATATTCTGTGCTGACAGGAGCAGGTTTAATGTAACTGTCTTCTGTTGCAGACTCGTCTGTCAGTAAACTGTAAATGGCCCTCTCTGAACAGCCTTACCTAGTAACATACCTTAAGAGTGTTTGCACCTTTCCTATCATCCCTCCTCCCATTACCTAACACAGATGAATGTCAACCGCAGTAACAAGCAGTTTGCACTGAAGCGCGGGGCGCTGTCGTGATTGGAACGACATTAAGAACAGGCTGCTGACATGAAGCAGAGATCCTGTaggaagaaatgaaaacaaataagaagCGCTGACTCACCTTCTGCACAAATTGTGGGTTTACTGTAATTTCTTGATCCATAGACTTTAGCTTCTCGTCCAGCTCTATACATTTCAACAtctgaaaaggaaaataatagaaaaaaaaaacaatgataagACATGCTGGCTTCAGAATGCAGTCCAAGGCAGGAAAAGCCAACCAAGGCCTGTTGGGTGGCTGTGGCACTCCATCACCTCTTGGTCTATTTTGTGGAGCATTGCAgggttgttgtatttttcaggGTTGTCATGGAAGCAGACCATGCCATCTTTTTGGTTAATGCTAGCATAGATCTCACCATCTtcaatctgaaaacaaacaaaccaaaaaaagaagtgtgatgaaaattcaacacaaacatgttcaaaaatagAGCTGTAAAATATcgtgcacattttttaaaatatatattatcaatccagctaaaaatatttttttttaaaaagtgtgcgTCAGTTTCAAACAGCTGACTTCATTTTGTGCGGGACGTTTCCCTGGACGGACTCACCATGTGTAAGACGTACTTCTCCGCTTCCTGGGGACCTGACAGCTGCACTCGACTCGCCATGTCTTGCAAAGACAACGTCAGGAAGGTCTGCATGAAACAGAAACCCGTTTCAGATCTGATAAGCACGCAGCCAAAAGCACGTTTACTCTTCTGTGCCGTCACGATTACGGAGCTCGACATTGCGTTACATATTGAATTTAAAGGGAGGACATAACAGTGTCACTAAAGTcatatgaacacatgaacactgGAGTGTCTATGAATGTGGCTCTCATGTGCAACACACTTACTATATTCTCAGTGGCAGAGACCTGAACTGATGTTTTGGGCTGATGTTCAGGTCTCTGCCActgacagcttcttttttttactgcacaACTTCCTGCAGCCAAATTCACTTAAATATTGATCCTCGTCAGTGTCAGCGCCTCTataaagcatttgttttgtcagtttgctgctctggagcaaacAGGTGTGAGCTAACACAATACCAAGTCGGAAAgccatcagcaatgaccttagagaagcgaCTGTTGTTGCCCAACCATTGGAGAGGTGTCATGAGACCATTTCCAAGCTATTCGACGTCCATACTTCGATTATTTACGAATGGAAAGCATTTGGGACAgttgccaatcttcccaggatTGGACGTCCCAGCAAactcaccccaaggtcagactgtgcaatgctcagagaaattgcaaaaaaaaaaggaagagccTGGCCTCAGACTTTCACAGGACTTGGCATGATAATGGTTCAAGTTTGAAATTAACTGAACAGCATGCCTTGTTTGGAAGGACCCCCACTGCCCCACAGGGCAGTCACAACACTCCTCTAAACAAAGCCCTAAACTTCTGtaacaatgcttttttttttcatggacaCACAGAGATGGTTGGTCATAAAGCGCAGCACCGGGTTTGGAAATGGAGGAAtcatggtttgggcttgttttgcagccgcAGAACCTGGGCACCTTGCGGTCACTGAATCGACCATGAACTTTCAGTCATACCTCCCTGAAAGCTGCGGCAacggaaaagaaagaaaaaaaagatcccaaacacagcagcaagaacggatgcaaaaagaaaaccaaagcgTTGCAACGGTCCAGGTAAAGGTCCGACCCCTGCCTGATCTGAAAGGATGTGCTGAGACTTAAAGAGAGCcgcacagaaataaaaatgttggcaATAAACTGAGGCAACTCGGTGAAGAAAAGTCAGCCAAAATTCCTTCACGGTGACAAACAGAGAGCCAATTACTTTAAGTTATTGCTGCTGAAGTTGGTTCTACAAGCTACTTAATCACTGAGTGGACTTGGTTTTTCACACAGCTTCTgcagtttgacttgtttttgtaaatgttgacTTTAATACGTCATGTGTTCATCTGAGGTTTGACTTTCAACAggtttaaaagctgtttaattATCAGATGATTTTAGACCCTAAAGAACCTGTAAGTGTGAATATGTGGGCGgcggtggctcaggaggtaggggctCGTCTTGTAACCGGATCGAATCACCGTTTGgtctgtctcagccgttgtgtccttgtcAGTCTGCCTCAGAGCAGCTGTGGCTAaaatgtagcttactgccatcaatGGATGAAAGTGTGgatgactgactgtagtgtgaagcactgaACAAGCGCAGGCCATTTACcgatattttaaaacagaaagcttGGTAATAAGGTGTTCAGACGTGAAGACTTGAACcatttttaaatggttaaaaaggCTTTTATAATACCTTTTCTTATACAACGAGTCTTTCCACCGACTCTGCATTTAAGTGACCAAGCTTTAGGAGAACTCTTATGGGAGGTTTGCTTAGCTCAGTTCCCCCCAAAAATGACCACCAGGTGATTATCGAATCCCTTTCACCGGTTTgtaaaacatacacacacacacacacatacacaggtgCAGTCCTACCTTTGTTAGCCTCTGTATGTTCTTCTTGTAGAGGGAGGAGAGGCACTGTTTGACCAGGCCCGTGTTGTTGTCTCGCGTGAACGTTTCGCTGTGTTTGCTGACCAGGCTGCGCAGCTCAGCCGGGTTGTTGGTGGTGTACACCTGGGCTAGCTCGTGATATGCGTTACTCAGGGGCTGAggacagagggggaaaaaaaaacacataaaggaGGGGACAGAAGACATGTTActataaagcactttttatgtttgtgttcaaaCAGCAAGCAACATGACtattgacttttgtttttggtttctcttttctttcgtACTCTGTCAGTTCATAAATACGTAACTAACTCACTATAACAACAAACAGACTAAGAgataatattaacaataatagGATGGAAGCACCATCTTTTGAAGAACACCCTGCTAAAGTTGTTGCCTGAATACTTTTTGTCCGATTTGGCTAAAACTTTGGCCAACTTGGTCAAATCTGATGGTTAATATTATAAATGGAAACTAGACAAAAAAGAAGGCTCTAATCAAAAGTAATCAGAAGGaggaaaattttttttaaattattaagtTTGACAGGACTGGTGAGAGTGAAAGTGCTTCAGCTCGTGAGTTTCAAACCTGAAAATCAGAGAAGCTCCTAAATAGTTTCAAAGTGGGCAGATCTAAAAAATCGGCTCATTAGAAGGCCTGTGTCGAGCCTGCAGAATCAGAAACCTTTCATTTGAGCTCGTTTGCCAGAGTAGATGAGCTACAGTGTTAGAAATAAAACACGAGCACACAATCCTTAAAAGTAGTACGGAGAGTTTCTGCAGAGATGACATCCTTTGCGCAAATGAGATTCTCAAAATATGGAATCTTTTAACCATTAAACCATATTTACTTCACGTGTTCATCCTGACAACATCAACCTGCTCCCAACATACTgattatgaaagaaaaaaatacttatatGTTTCCTGGGTTctgctaaaagtaaaaacaaaaacgaggTTTTAGTCACACTGTACCTTGATGAACCTCCCTACTATTTGTGAGGTGTATTTAGGCAGCTGCTGCACTTTGCCGTGGAGAATGAGCGACACCAGGATGTACTTCTTATAAGCTTCCAACATGATGTGGCTCACCGCCATGGCTGGAGTGGTTATTGCCTGTCGAGAAAAGGCGGCGAATTAGGAAAAAAGGGGGGCCGGGAGACCGCGGGGCCGAAAGTGACAAACCGACAGCCGGCACCAAAAGATGTTACCTGTTCATAAAAATACAGTgctctttcaaagtttttgagGCCCGTGTAGATCATGCCGCCGTAATAGTAGTAACATAAAAAGTGCTTTGCGTCATAAGCTCCATTCTCTTTGCAGATGTCCATCATATCCACCTCCAAGAAGGGCAGGGCCGGCTTGAAGcactttgctaacaaacacagctGCGAAGGGAGAAAGAAGAGGGACCGGGTGAGGTTAGGCTGAACTGtcataaaggaaaaaaaaaaaaaaaaccttaaaatattCAGCAAGGATGTGTTTAGCAGAAGGAGCCGACGTCTCACCTGACACAGGTCTGCATGAACTGAGGTAAgttggtttgtgttcatctGCATTTTGTCTATTGCCTGTTTTAGGA from Kryptolebias marmoratus isolate JLee-2015 linkage group LG17, ASM164957v2, whole genome shotgun sequence includes these protein-coding regions:
- the cops3 gene encoding COP9 signalosome complex subunit 3, translating into MASALEQFVNNVRQLSAQGQMTQLCELINKSGELLAKNLSHLDTVLGALDIQEHSLGVLAVLFVKFSMPNIPDFETLFSQVQLFISTCNGEHIRYATDTFAGLCHQLTNALVERKQPLRGVVILKQAIDKMQMNTNQLTSVHADLCQLCLLAKCFKPALPFLEVDMMDICKENGAYDAKHFLCYYYYGGMIYTGLKNFERALYFYEQAITTPAMAVSHIMLEAYKKYILVSLILHGKVQQLPKYTSQIVGRFIKPLSNAYHELAQVYTTNNPAELRSLVSKHSETFTRDNNTGLVKQCLSSLYKKNIQRLTKTFLTLSLQDMASRVQLSGPQEAEKYVLHMIEDGEIYASINQKDGMVCFHDNPEKYNNPAMLHKIDQEMLKCIELDEKLKSMDQEITVNPQFVQKSMGSQEDDVGSKTSSYS